A stretch of Novosphingobium pentaromativorans US6-1 DNA encodes these proteins:
- a CDS encoding LLM class flavin-dependent oxidoreductase produces the protein MSQQRQLHLGAFMRPVSIHTGAWRYPGAIPDANFNFAAIRQFARKLEAGKFDAFFMADHLGVLNMPVEALRRSHTVTSFEPFTLLSALAGATERIGLVATASTTFDEPFHVARRFASLDHISGGRAGWNVVTTSNPDSAKNFGFEVQPDHSGRYGRAREFYDVVTGLWDSFAEDAFVCDAESGIYFDPARMHVLDHRGPHFSVLGPLNIARPPQGWPVIFQAGASDPGRQLAAETAEVVFAAASNLAAAKSFYSDVKGRMIPIGRNPDHLKILPAALVVVGDTVEQAKAKRAHLDSLVHYESGIHSLCGMLDHDVSGFDPDGPLPEIPDTNASKTSREMLVTQARQHNLTIRQLAAKAGSYAGLAFVGTPDSIANEMEQWLEERGSDGFVVMFPYLPAGLDDFVDLVVPELQRRGIFRKDYEGTTLRDHFGLPRPGNRFF, from the coding sequence ATGAGCCAGCAACGCCAGCTTCACCTCGGCGCGTTCATGCGGCCGGTCAGCATCCATACCGGCGCCTGGCGCTACCCCGGGGCAATCCCGGATGCGAATTTCAACTTCGCCGCGATCCGTCAATTCGCCCGCAAGCTCGAGGCGGGCAAGTTCGATGCCTTTTTCATGGCCGATCATCTCGGTGTTCTGAACATGCCGGTCGAGGCGCTGCGCCGCAGCCACACCGTCACCTCGTTCGAACCCTTCACCCTGCTGTCGGCGCTGGCCGGCGCGACTGAACGGATCGGGCTGGTCGCGACCGCTTCCACCACCTTCGACGAACCCTTTCACGTCGCGCGCCGCTTTGCCTCACTCGATCACATCAGCGGCGGGCGGGCCGGCTGGAACGTCGTGACCACGTCCAACCCCGACAGCGCGAAGAATTTCGGGTTCGAGGTGCAGCCCGATCATTCCGGACGCTACGGACGCGCCCGCGAATTCTACGACGTCGTGACTGGCCTGTGGGACAGCTTCGCGGAAGACGCCTTCGTCTGCGATGCGGAAAGCGGCATCTACTTCGATCCCGCGCGGATGCACGTGCTCGATCACAGAGGGCCGCATTTCTCGGTCCTCGGTCCGCTCAACATCGCCCGCCCCCCGCAGGGCTGGCCGGTCATCTTCCAGGCTGGGGCCTCGGATCCCGGACGCCAGCTTGCCGCCGAAACCGCCGAAGTCGTCTTTGCCGCCGCTTCGAATCTTGCCGCCGCCAAGAGCTTTTATTCCGATGTGAAAGGGCGGATGATCCCGATCGGACGCAATCCCGATCATCTCAAGATCCTGCCCGCCGCGCTCGTCGTTGTCGGTGACACGGTCGAGCAGGCCAAGGCCAAGCGCGCTCACCTGGACAGCTTAGTTCACTATGAAAGCGGGATTCACTCGCTGTGCGGCATGCTCGATCATGATGTTTCGGGGTTCGACCCCGATGGCCCCCTCCCCGAGATACCCGATACCAACGCCAGCAAGACTTCTCGTGAAATGCTGGTCACGCAAGCCCGGCAGCACAACCTCACGATCCGCCAGCTCGCCGCGAAAGCCGGCAGCTATGCCGGGCTCGCCTTCGTCGGCACTCCGGATTCGATTGCCAACGAGATGGAGCAATGGCTGGAGGAGCGCGGTTCGGACGGGTTCGTCGTGATGTTCCCCTATCTGCCGGCGGGGCTCGACGATTTCGTCGATCTGGTCGTGCCCGAATTGCAGCGCCGGGGCATTTTCCGCAAGGACTACGAAGGAACCACCCTGCGCGATCATTTCGGTTTGCCGCGCCCCGGCAACCGATTTTTTTGA
- a CDS encoding cytochrome P450 has translation MTTLTISPDQDSAELSRFVAGIPLAEIDVSRPSLFQSDKIGAFFERLRREDPVHYCAESSYGPYWSITRYDDIMAVDTNHKVYSSEAKLGGIAIQDMHRDQSNLELEMFIAMDQPKHDAQRKAVTPAVAPSNLLLLEPVIRERAGAILDALPVGEEIDWVKCVSVELTTMTLATLFDFPWDERARLTRWSDVTTAIPGAGIVDSFEQRRAELIECAMYFKGLWDQRIDQPEGNDLISMMANSPATRDMPFLEFLGNLLLLIVGGNDTTRNSISGGVLALNRHPDQYDKLRRDPAVISSMVPEIIRWQTPLTHMRRTALEDSEIGGKRIAKGDKVVMWYLSGNRDETAIDRPEEFIIDRKNPRQHLSFGYGIHRCMGNRLAELQLRIIWEEIQKRFDFVEVVGEPERLLSNLVRGITRLPVKLHAH, from the coding sequence ATGACCACACTGACGATAAGCCCTGACCAGGATAGCGCGGAATTGTCCCGGTTCGTTGCCGGAATCCCGCTTGCGGAAATCGACGTTTCCCGCCCAAGCCTGTTCCAGAGCGACAAGATCGGAGCCTTCTTCGAGCGGCTGCGGCGCGAGGATCCGGTTCATTACTGCGCCGAAAGCTCCTACGGACCCTACTGGTCGATCACCCGATACGACGACATCATGGCGGTCGACACCAACCACAAGGTCTATTCCTCCGAAGCCAAGCTCGGCGGAATCGCAATCCAGGACATGCACCGCGACCAGAGCAATCTTGAGCTCGAGATGTTCATCGCGATGGACCAGCCCAAGCACGATGCCCAGCGCAAGGCGGTGACGCCGGCAGTGGCGCCATCCAACCTGCTGCTGCTCGAACCGGTGATCCGCGAGCGCGCCGGCGCGATTCTCGATGCGCTGCCGGTTGGCGAGGAGATCGACTGGGTGAAATGCGTCTCGGTCGAACTGACCACCATGACGCTGGCGACACTGTTTGACTTTCCCTGGGACGAGCGGGCGCGCCTGACCCGCTGGTCGGACGTCACGACCGCCATTCCGGGAGCGGGAATTGTCGATTCCTTCGAACAGCGCCGCGCCGAGCTGATCGAGTGCGCGATGTACTTCAAGGGGCTGTGGGACCAGCGGATCGATCAGCCGGAGGGGAACGACCTGATTTCGATGATGGCCAATTCGCCCGCCACGCGCGACATGCCGTTCCTTGAGTTTCTGGGCAACCTGCTGCTCTTGATCGTCGGTGGTAACGATACCACCCGCAATTCGATCAGCGGCGGCGTCCTGGCGCTGAACCGGCACCCCGACCAGTATGACAAGCTAAGGCGCGATCCCGCCGTGATCAGCAGCATGGTGCCGGAAATCATCCGCTGGCAGACCCCGCTCACCCACATGCGCCGAACCGCGCTTGAGGATAGCGAGATCGGCGGCAAGCGCATCGCCAAAGGTGACAAGGTGGTGATGTGGTACCTCTCGGGCAACCGCGACGAAACGGCGATCGACCGACCTGAAGAGTTCATCATCGACCGCAAGAATCCCCGCCAGCACCTTTCGTTCGGCTATGGCATCCATCGCTGCATGGGCAACCGCCTGGCCGAACTGCAATTGCGGATCATCTGGGAGGAAATCCAGAAGCGTTTTGACTTCGTCGAGGTGGTGGGTGAGCCCGAGCGACTCCTGTCGAACCTCGTTCGCGGCATCACCCGCCTACCGGTCAAGCTTCACGCGCATTGA
- a CDS encoding FadR/GntR family transcriptional regulator: MRSDHASPRHPSAAASLGRAKAKRALVLAREIVEDIESNARGPGDRLLHEDAMLARYDVARATLREALRFLELQGVIHLTKGRGGGPVVARPQTADFASSMALILQFMDADLQALLELREAIAPTVAARAAQMATAADLAALEGCLAQLERERESPQFEETNRRFHDLLGWASGNPTFGLLISALHLLTRSMSVGLGYSAQERDTQLRCLGRVLHAVRMRDVAGARRQMDRLIAGSTQYLAERSPELLAQKVRWGNANRET; this comes from the coding sequence ATGCGCTCAGATCACGCCTCCCCTCGCCATCCGTCCGCTGCCGCAAGCTTGGGCCGGGCCAAGGCCAAGCGCGCCTTGGTGCTGGCGCGCGAGATTGTGGAGGATATCGAGAGCAACGCCCGAGGACCGGGCGACCGGCTGCTTCACGAGGATGCCATGCTGGCGCGCTACGACGTGGCGCGCGCGACGCTGCGCGAAGCACTGCGTTTTCTCGAACTGCAAGGCGTGATCCATCTCACCAAGGGTCGGGGTGGTGGACCGGTCGTCGCCCGGCCCCAGACCGCCGATTTCGCCAGCTCGATGGCGCTGATCCTGCAATTCATGGATGCGGACCTCCAGGCGCTGCTCGAATTGCGCGAAGCGATTGCCCCGACAGTAGCGGCAAGGGCCGCGCAAATGGCCACCGCCGCAGATCTTGCCGCGCTCGAGGGTTGCCTGGCGCAGCTCGAGCGCGAACGCGAAAGTCCGCAATTCGAAGAAACCAACCGGCGATTTCACGACCTGCTGGGCTGGGCCAGCGGGAACCCGACCTTTGGCCTGCTGATTTCCGCGCTGCACCTACTGACCCGCAGCATGTCGGTGGGCCTGGGCTATTCGGCCCAGGAGCGCGACACCCAGTTGCGGTGCCTGGGGCGTGTGCTTCATGCCGTGCGGATGCGTGACGTGGCCGGCGCGCGGCGCCAGATGGACCGGCTGATTGCTGGATCGACCCAATACCTGGCCGAACGCAGTCCCGAACTGCTCGCCCAAAAGGTCCGCTGGGGGAACGCAAACCGGGAAACCTGA
- a CDS encoding NAD(P)H-dependent flavin oxidoreductase codes for MALNSRICQMLKIEYPIVLAGMGGASVPALAAAVSNAGGLGVLGAAACAPERLRDWIRQTRKLTDKPFGVDTLLPASVRRGKPPQSGAAPADPMALAAEYRQFAADFMASEGLASADGEAVRRAIGGRDAEGGPPLFSKEFFEAQMEVVIEEKVPVYAAGLGNPGPWMDRLHANGTVVMAVVGKVQHARQVVESGIDMIVAQGHDGGGHNSPIGTISLIPQVVDSVGDRVPVLGAGGISDGRGVAAAFMLGAEGAWVGTAFLATEEAGIEDFQKEAIVEGGDADTVVSRSITGKPARMIRNKWADAWVAAGKEPLPMPYQSMIAGPVMAAGIEAKRKDILPGFAGQGIGLIHAVRPAAAVLADLVGVTTRK; via the coding sequence ATGGCCCTGAACAGCCGCATCTGCCAAATGCTGAAGATCGAATACCCGATTGTCCTCGCCGGGATGGGCGGGGCCAGCGTGCCGGCGCTGGCGGCCGCGGTTTCGAATGCTGGCGGGCTTGGCGTTCTGGGTGCAGCAGCCTGCGCGCCCGAGCGTCTGCGAGACTGGATTCGCCAGACCCGAAAACTGACCGACAAGCCCTTCGGGGTCGATACCCTGCTGCCGGCCTCGGTACGCCGGGGCAAGCCCCCGCAGAGCGGCGCAGCACCCGCCGATCCGATGGCGCTGGCGGCCGAATACCGCCAGTTTGCCGCAGATTTCATGGCCAGCGAAGGATTGGCCAGTGCCGATGGCGAGGCGGTACGGCGGGCGATCGGCGGGCGCGATGCCGAGGGCGGGCCGCCACTGTTCTCGAAAGAGTTCTTCGAAGCCCAGATGGAAGTGGTGATCGAGGAAAAGGTCCCGGTCTATGCCGCAGGCCTTGGCAACCCCGGTCCGTGGATGGACAGGCTCCACGCCAATGGAACGGTCGTCATGGCGGTGGTCGGCAAGGTCCAGCACGCGCGGCAGGTGGTCGAAAGCGGGATCGACATGATCGTCGCCCAGGGCCACGACGGCGGCGGGCACAATTCGCCGATCGGGACAATTTCGCTGATCCCGCAGGTGGTCGATTCAGTGGGCGACCGCGTGCCAGTTCTGGGCGCGGGCGGCATTTCCGACGGGCGCGGTGTGGCCGCTGCGTTCATGCTCGGCGCCGAAGGCGCGTGGGTCGGCACGGCGTTCCTGGCCACCGAAGAGGCGGGGATCGAGGATTTCCAGAAAGAGGCAATCGTTGAGGGCGGCGATGCCGATACCGTGGTCAGCCGGTCGATCACCGGCAAGCCCGCGCGGATGATCCGCAACAAGTGGGCCGACGCCTGGGTCGCAGCCGGCAAGGAGCCCTTGCCGATGCCGTACCAGTCGATGATCGCCGGTCCGGTCATGGCAGCCGGCATCGAGGCCAAGCGCAAGGATATCCTGCCCGGCTTTGCCGGACAGGGCATTGGTCTGATCCATGCCGTGCGTCCCGCTGCCGCAGTCCTGGCGGATCTCGTTGGGGTGACTACACGAAAGTGA
- a CDS encoding recombinase family protein, with translation MALIGYARVSTGDQKLALQHDALNVAGCERIFDDHASGAKTDRPGLAEALAYLRTGDTLVVWKLDRLGRSMSHLIEKVGELAARGIGFRSLTENIDTTTSGGMLVFNIFGSLAQFERDLIRERTHAGLKAARDRGNKGGRRPVVTPDKLRKARAHIAAGLTVREAAARLKIGKTALYKALEQKTP, from the coding sequence GTGGCACTGATCGGCTATGCGCGGGTATCGACCGGCGATCAGAAGCTGGCGCTTCAGCATGACGCGCTGAATGTGGCCGGATGCGAGCGCATCTTCGACGACCATGCGTCCGGCGCCAAGACCGATCGGCCTGGCCTGGCCGAGGCGCTCGCCTATCTGCGTACCGGCGACACGCTGGTGGTCTGGAAACTCGATCGTCTTGGGCGCTCAATGAGCCATCTGATCGAGAAAGTCGGCGAGCTTGCGGCGCGCGGCATCGGATTCCGCTCGCTCACCGAAAACATCGACACTACCACTTCGGGCGGGATGCTGGTGTTCAACATCTTTGGCTCGCTTGCCCAATTCGAGCGAGATCTAATCCGGGAACGCACCCATGCTGGCCTCAAGGCCGCGCGCGATCGGGGTAACAAGGGTGGTCGCCGCCCTGTCGTCACCCCCGACAAGCTACGCAAGGCGCGGGCGCATATCGCAGCGGGCCTAACTGTTCGCGAAGCCGCCGCGCGCCTCAAGATCGGGAAGACAGCTCTCTACAAGGCACTGGAACAAAAAACGCCATGA
- a CDS encoding 2Fe-2S iron-sulfur cluster-binding protein — MIKVTFVAHDGRKLRVEIGEGLTAREAALFNDVPGIDGDCGGQCACATCHVQVDPAWIDLVGRLADDSMEADLLQFAEGTTAESRLACQIRLDARLDGLVLHVPEQQY, encoded by the coding sequence ATGATCAAGGTCACATTTGTAGCTCACGATGGCCGCAAGCTCCGCGTCGAAATCGGCGAGGGTTTGACGGCGCGAGAAGCGGCGCTGTTCAACGACGTTCCCGGCATCGACGGCGATTGCGGCGGCCAGTGCGCCTGTGCGACATGCCACGTCCAGGTCGATCCAGCCTGGATCGACCTGGTCGGGCGCCTTGCGGATGACAGTATGGAAGCCGATCTGCTCCAGTTTGCCGAAGGGACCACGGCGGAAAGCCGCCTTGCCTGCCAGATCAGGCTCGACGCACGGCTTGACGGACTTGTCCTCCATGTTCCGGAGCAACAATACTGA
- a CDS encoding DUF1330 domain-containing protein codes for MAAYFIASVTSHDDGWVADYQANVPPMVARFGGELICRSNRFERFEGEGAVPHYTVIFRFPAMADVQAFMACPDYAPFKAARIAGATSDIFAVAD; via the coding sequence ATGGCCGCCTATTTCATCGCTTCCGTCACCTCACACGACGATGGCTGGGTTGCGGACTACCAAGCCAATGTCCCGCCGATGGTTGCGCGGTTCGGCGGCGAACTGATCTGCCGCTCCAACCGGTTCGAACGATTCGAAGGCGAAGGCGCGGTGCCGCACTATACGGTGATCTTCCGCTTCCCCGCGATGGCGGATGTCCAAGCGTTCATGGCCTGCCCCGACTATGCGCCGTTCAAGGCTGCACGGATCGCCGGCGCAACGTCCGACATTTTCGCGGTCGCCGACTGA
- a CDS encoding BphX family protein, giving the protein MQSLRIFFIASGIWYLCNLVLLWPPIYAGALPLIYPGIDLGQGKPVFGLLLDAWLIVGIQLAAIGVVALWGARQPWKYVALVPVIVLTEAVGAAWDIYSLLCSGEAAWVVFTTLAAHAVIVLGAWYAWTAAHREKAQQG; this is encoded by the coding sequence ATGCAAAGCCTGCGCATCTTCTTCATCGCCAGCGGAATCTGGTACCTGTGTAATCTGGTCCTGCTCTGGCCGCCGATCTATGCGGGGGCCCTGCCCCTGATCTACCCGGGAATTGATCTGGGCCAGGGCAAGCCGGTGTTCGGCCTGCTGCTCGATGCTTGGCTGATCGTCGGGATACAGCTGGCCGCGATCGGTGTCGTCGCCCTGTGGGGCGCGCGGCAGCCGTGGAAATATGTCGCGCTGGTCCCGGTGATCGTGCTCACCGAAGCGGTCGGCGCGGCCTGGGACATCTACAGCCTGCTGTGCAGCGGCGAGGCGGCATGGGTCGTCTTCACAACGCTGGCGGCTCATGCGGTAATCGTACTCGGAGCCTGGTACGCCTGGACCGCGGCGCACCGGGAAAAGGCGCAACAAGGTTGA
- a CDS encoding Tn3 family transposase, which produces MARRRLVSPEIWAGHYSAPLDEREIARHYTLTSDDVEIVGRRRGDATRLGFAMLLLTMRWPGRALEAGEVPPAPVLAYVAQQLDIAPEAFAAYAHRDQTRREHLVEIRRSHGFRIFDRDAFREVVAFSIPIAQTIIHPGQMAGVIVDELRRRQILLPSSSILEAVLRRARQQAEQLTYEVLTNGLLPDTLQGLDDLLARRSGQATTWLSWLRNAPQSPAARTILRLIERLAYVRALGLDRARADMIPALTFDRLADEGSRITPQHLGELNALRRHATLAATGIRLEESLTDAALTMFDKLLGSMARRAENRTRDKALKTVRELQGHLRTLTGSCRLLIDARTKGVDFLAQIEALDWQRFAVAVEQAEVLGRPETVDRTAELIERHRTVKLFAGAFLNTFEFRGAGAVQGLLSALAIIAELYQTGKRRLPDRVPLRFVPSAWRPFVLRDGIVDRAAYELCALSQLRERLRAGDIWVAGSRQFRDFDSYLIPPATFAALHEKGPLPLAIETDFERHIEERRTRLDTAIEQVTILARQGELPQVRLDENGLIISPLKAATPPATEIARRAAYDRLPRVKITDLLLEVDAWTGFSECFIHRRSGREADDRNALLTVILADGINLGLTRMAETCRGASLRQLAHLHDWHISEAAYGEALGRLIDAHRAMPLAALWGDGTTSSSDGQQFHAGGRGAAIGDINARSGNEPGVAFYTHVSDRYDPFASRVIAATAGEAPYVLDGLLYHQTGLTIEEHYTDTGGASDHVFGLMPFFGYRFAPRLRDIRERRLHLLPGQESGQLLTGMTAEPIALGHVAAHWDELLRFATSIRTGTVTASAMLRRLSAYPRQNGLALALRELGRLERSIFMLDWLRDIDLRRRTQAGLNKGEARNALARALFFNQLGELRDRRFENQTYRASGLNLLVAAIILWNTRYLEMALADIGTPDEIARHIAPLGWEHISLTGDYSWNVEDRPDPDALRPLRAVSSLLAA; this is translated from the coding sequence GTGGCGAGACGGCGACTGGTGAGCCCGGAAATCTGGGCGGGGCATTATAGCGCGCCGCTCGATGAGCGCGAGATTGCGCGGCACTATACGCTGACCAGCGACGACGTGGAAATTGTCGGCCGCCGTCGCGGCGATGCCACCCGGCTCGGTTTCGCGATGCTCCTGCTCACTATGAGATGGCCTGGCCGTGCGCTGGAAGCGGGCGAAGTCCCGCCCGCTCCTGTGCTCGCCTATGTAGCGCAGCAACTCGACATCGCGCCTGAAGCCTTTGCGGCCTATGCTCATCGGGACCAGACCCGTCGCGAGCATCTCGTTGAAATCCGACGATCGCACGGGTTCAGGATCTTCGACCGCGACGCCTTCCGTGAAGTTGTCGCCTTCTCGATCCCGATCGCGCAGACCATCATCCATCCCGGCCAGATGGCAGGGGTCATCGTCGATGAACTCCGCCGTCGGCAGATCCTCCTGCCTTCTTCGTCGATTCTCGAAGCGGTACTGCGACGGGCTCGCCAGCAAGCTGAACAGCTTACCTATGAAGTGCTCACAAATGGCCTGCTGCCCGACACACTACAGGGCCTGGACGATTTGCTGGCGCGACGGTCGGGGCAGGCCACCACATGGCTATCCTGGCTACGCAATGCGCCACAGTCGCCGGCAGCGCGCACCATCCTGCGCCTGATCGAACGGCTCGCCTATGTCCGCGCGCTGGGCCTCGATCGCGCCCGTGCCGACATGATCCCGGCTTTGACTTTTGACAGGCTGGCGGACGAAGGCAGCCGCATCACGCCCCAGCACCTTGGCGAACTCAATGCCCTACGGAGACATGCAACACTGGCGGCAACCGGCATCCGCCTTGAGGAAAGCCTGACCGACGCGGCCCTGACGATGTTCGACAAGCTGTTGGGGAGCATGGCGCGCCGCGCCGAGAACCGGACTCGCGACAAAGCCCTAAAGACGGTGCGCGAGCTGCAAGGCCATCTCCGGACGCTCACGGGATCTTGCCGGCTCCTCATCGACGCGCGCACCAAGGGCGTGGATTTTCTGGCGCAGATCGAGGCGCTGGACTGGCAGCGCTTCGCCGTGGCCGTCGAGCAGGCCGAAGTGCTCGGGCGACCGGAAACCGTCGATCGCACGGCCGAATTGATCGAGCGGCATCGCACTGTGAAGCTCTTTGCCGGTGCCTTTCTCAACACCTTTGAATTTCGCGGCGCCGGTGCGGTGCAGGGGCTCCTGTCAGCGCTGGCCATCATCGCGGAGCTCTACCAGACCGGCAAAAGGCGCTTGCCTGATCGCGTGCCGCTGCGCTTTGTGCCGTCCGCATGGCGGCCGTTCGTCCTGCGCGATGGCATCGTCGATCGTGCCGCCTATGAACTATGCGCCCTGTCGCAGCTACGTGAACGGCTGCGAGCGGGAGACATTTGGGTCGCGGGAAGCCGGCAGTTTCGCGATTTCGACAGCTATCTCATCCCGCCGGCGACCTTTGCGGCGCTTCACGAGAAGGGGCCTTTGCCGCTAGCCATCGAAACGGATTTCGAGCGCCATATCGAGGAAAGGCGCACCAGGCTCGACACGGCGATCGAACAGGTGACGATCCTCGCGCGTCAGGGCGAGCTGCCCCAGGTGAGGCTTGACGAAAACGGCCTCATCATCTCGCCGCTGAAGGCGGCAACGCCGCCCGCCACCGAGATTGCCCGTCGCGCCGCCTATGATCGACTGCCGCGCGTGAAGATCACCGATCTTCTGCTTGAGGTCGATGCCTGGACCGGGTTCAGCGAATGCTTCATCCACCGGCGTTCGGGTAGGGAAGCCGACGATCGCAATGCCCTGCTTACCGTCATCCTCGCCGACGGCATCAATCTCGGCCTCACGCGGATGGCGGAAACCTGCCGGGGCGCAAGTCTGCGTCAGCTCGCCCATCTTCACGACTGGCATATTAGCGAGGCCGCTTATGGCGAAGCGCTGGGAAGGCTGATCGACGCCCATCGCGCCATGCCACTCGCCGCGCTGTGGGGAGACGGCACCACTTCGTCGAGCGACGGACAGCAATTTCACGCTGGCGGTCGTGGGGCCGCGATCGGCGACATCAACGCACGCAGCGGCAACGAACCGGGCGTCGCCTTCTACACCCATGTCTCGGATCGATATGATCCCTTCGCGAGCAGGGTGATCGCGGCGACTGCCGGCGAAGCGCCTTATGTGCTGGATGGCTTGCTGTATCATCAGACCGGCCTGACGATTGAGGAGCACTACACCGATACAGGCGGGGCATCGGACCATGTGTTCGGCCTCATGCCTTTCTTCGGCTACCGCTTCGCGCCGCGCCTCCGCGATATCAGGGAGCGTCGCTTGCACCTCCTGCCTGGCCAGGAATCTGGCCAGCTGCTCACTGGCATGACGGCCGAGCCGATCGCATTGGGTCATGTCGCCGCGCATTGGGACGAACTGCTGCGGTTCGCCACATCGATCCGCACCGGCACCGTCACCGCTTCGGCGATGCTCCGCCGGCTGTCCGCCTATCCCCGACAAAATGGACTGGCCCTCGCGTTGCGCGAGCTTGGCCGCCTCGAACGCTCGATCTTCATGCTCGACTGGCTGCGCGACATTGACCTGCGCCGGCGCACCCAGGCGGGCCTCAATAAGGGTGAAGCCCGCAATGCGCTCGCCCGCGCGCTCTTCTTCAACCAACTCGGCGAGCTGCGTGATCGGCGCTTCGAGAACCAGACTTATCGGGCATCGGGCCTCAATCTGCTCGTCGCCGCCATCATCCTGTGGAACACCCGCTATCTCGAAATGGCGTTGGCTGACATCGGTACGCCCGACGAGATCGCACGCCACATCGCACCGTTGGGCTGGGAGCACATCTCGCTGACAGGGGACTATAGCTGGAATGTCGAAGATCGCCCAGATCCGGATGCCTTGCGGCCGCTGCGCGCCGTCAGCTCCTTGCTCGCCGCGTGA
- the istA gene encoding IS21 family transposase, translated as MELYLRVRLACAEGMSQREAAKRFNLSRDTVCKMLSYSEPPGYRRTAAVRRPKLGPFIPVIDAWLDGDRQVPRKQRHTAKRVFDRLREEHGFTGGYTIIKDYIRERDQRRREMFVPLAHAPGHGQADFGEALVEIGGVEQKAHFFVLDLPHSDACYVRAYPAAVAEAWMDGHVHAFAFFGAVPLSIVYDNDRCLVSKILPDGTRLRARLFSAFLSHYLIRDRYGRPGKGNDKGGVEGLVGYARRNFMVPIPRFATWEAFNLWLEEQCRKRQNDRLRGESETIGERLQRDLAAMQELPASPFEACDQTSGQVSSQALVRYRTNDYSVPVRFGHQEVWIRGYVGEVVIGCRGEVIARHPRSYEREDVIFDPVHYLPLIEQKINALDQAAPLQAWNLPEAFASLRRLMEARMGKHGRREYVQVLRLLESFALADLHGAVKQALDMGAIGFDAVKHLLLCRVERRVPRLDMAIYPYLPRARVEATSARSYMRLLSDNAKDAA; from the coding sequence GTGGAACTTTATCTGAGGGTTCGCCTGGCTTGCGCTGAAGGGATGAGCCAGCGCGAGGCAGCGAAGCGTTTCAACTTATCGCGCGACACGGTCTGCAAGATGCTGTCGTATTCCGAGCCACCCGGCTACCGTCGCACGGCGGCGGTTCGGCGGCCCAAGCTAGGACCGTTCATTCCGGTCATCGATGCGTGGCTGGATGGGGACCGTCAGGTTCCGCGCAAGCAGCGCCATACGGCGAAGCGTGTGTTCGACCGCCTTCGCGAAGAGCATGGCTTCACCGGAGGCTACACGATCATCAAGGATTACATCCGGGAGCGGGATCAGCGCAGGCGTGAGATGTTCGTGCCGCTGGCGCACGCACCCGGCCATGGGCAGGCAGATTTTGGAGAAGCTCTGGTAGAGATCGGCGGGGTGGAGCAGAAGGCGCACTTCTTCGTGCTCGATCTGCCGCACAGCGACGCCTGCTACGTACGCGCCTATCCGGCTGCCGTTGCCGAGGCCTGGATGGACGGCCATGTTCACGCCTTTGCGTTCTTCGGCGCGGTGCCGCTGTCGATCGTCTACGATAACGACCGCTGCCTGGTCTCGAAGATCCTGCCCGACGGGACGCGGCTGCGCGCGAGGCTGTTCAGCGCCTTCCTGTCGCACTACCTGATCCGGGACCGGTATGGCCGCCCCGGCAAGGGTAACGACAAGGGCGGCGTTGAAGGCCTTGTCGGCTATGCCCGCCGCAACTTCATGGTCCCGATCCCCCGGTTCGCGACATGGGAGGCGTTCAACCTGTGGCTCGAGGAGCAATGCCGCAAACGGCAGAACGACCGGCTGCGGGGCGAGAGCGAGACGATCGGCGAGAGGCTGCAGCGCGATCTGGCGGCGATGCAGGAACTGCCGGCTTCCCCCTTCGAGGCCTGTGACCAGACCAGCGGCCAGGTCTCGTCGCAGGCGCTGGTGCGCTACCGGACCAACGATTACTCGGTGCCGGTACGCTTCGGCCACCAGGAGGTGTGGATCCGGGGCTATGTCGGCGAGGTGGTGATCGGCTGCCGGGGCGAGGTCATTGCCCGCCATCCCCGCAGCTACGAGCGCGAGGATGTGATCTTCGATCCGGTCCATTACCTTCCCCTGATCGAACAGAAGATCAATGCCCTCGATCAGGCCGCGCCCTTGCAGGCCTGGAACCTGCCCGAGGCGTTTGCATCGCTGCGCCGTCTCATGGAAGCACGGATGGGCAAGCATGGCCGGCGCGAGTATGTGCAGGTGCTGCGCCTGCTGGAGAGCTTCGCTCTGGCCGATCTGCATGGCGCGGTGAAGCAGGCCCTCGACATGGGCGCGATCGGCTTCGATGCAGTGAAGCATCTGCTGCTGTGCCGGGTGGAGCGCCGGGTGCCCAGACTGGACATGGCGATCTATCCCTACCTGCCAAGGGCCAGGGTGGAGGCGACATCGGCGCGCTCGTACATGCGGCTGCTGTCGGACAATGCGAAGGATGCGGCATGA